The proteins below come from a single Crossiella sp. CA-258035 genomic window:
- a CDS encoding helix-turn-helix domain-containing protein — protein MSDTAAWEIARPSRARPGADMAGFRIPGDRPAELRAIPHPAVTVAVEFGDRPVAVGGRRMTSLAAGLGFTVFRVRAEGVDCVQLRLSPLLAHPVLGLPLAELRGQVLALDDLWGRGTSALRERLHHARTWPERFALVEAELAARLDAGRPVDPEVAWVWREILGSHGRVRVRELAARTGWSRQRLWSRFGAQLGLTPKRAAMLVRFDHAVHRLVRGHSAARVAAEGGYADQSHLHHEIRAFTGTTPVAAAGEPWLAVDERAWPG, from the coding sequence GTGTCAGACACCGCCGCCTGGGAGATCGCGCGACCGTCGCGGGCGCGGCCCGGTGCGGACATGGCCGGGTTCCGCATTCCCGGCGACCGCCCGGCCGAGCTGCGGGCCATCCCGCATCCGGCCGTCACCGTGGCCGTCGAGTTCGGCGACCGTCCGGTGGCCGTGGGCGGGCGGCGGATGACCAGCCTGGCCGCCGGGCTCGGCTTCACCGTGTTCCGGGTGCGGGCCGAGGGGGTCGACTGCGTGCAGCTGCGGCTGTCCCCGCTGCTCGCGCACCCGGTGCTCGGGCTGCCGCTGGCGGAGTTGCGCGGGCAGGTCCTCGCCCTCGACGATCTGTGGGGCCGTGGCACCTCGGCGTTGCGCGAGCGGCTGCACCACGCGCGCACCTGGCCGGAGCGGTTCGCGCTGGTCGAGGCCGAACTGGCGGCGCGACTGGACGCGGGCCGGCCGGTTGATCCCGAGGTGGCCTGGGTGTGGCGGGAGATCCTCGGCAGCCACGGCCGGGTGCGGGTGCGCGAACTGGCGGCGCGGACCGGGTGGAGTCGTCAGCGACTGTGGTCCCGCTTCGGCGCGCAGCTCGGCCTGACCCCCAAGCGCGCGGCCATGCTGGTCCGCTTCGACCACGCCGTGCACCGCCTGGTGCGTGGGCACAGCGCCGCGCGGGTGGCCGCGGAGGGCGGTTATGCCGACCAGTCCCACCTGCACCACGAGATCCGCGCGTTCACCGGCACCACGCCGGTGGCCGCCGCGGGGGAGCCGTGGCTGGCGGTGGACGAGCGGGCCTGGCCGGGCTGA
- a CDS encoding DUF1761 domain-containing protein: MGINWLATVLAIVVGMAVAGLWYSKVGFVFVWWRLTGLTPERSKKASPRNMAQLLVANSVTAVGLAAGIGITSAATGDESAGLALLVGLVAWLTISATTLLQHNAFELKPPKLTLINCGYQLVLFLAMSLVIGLF, translated from the coding sequence ATGGGGATCAACTGGCTGGCCACCGTGCTCGCGATCGTCGTCGGCATGGCCGTGGCGGGCCTGTGGTACAGCAAGGTCGGCTTCGTGTTCGTGTGGTGGAGGCTGACCGGCCTGACCCCGGAACGGTCCAAGAAGGCCAGCCCGCGGAACATGGCCCAGTTGCTCGTCGCGAACAGCGTGACCGCGGTCGGACTGGCGGCCGGCATCGGGATCACGTCGGCGGCCACCGGCGACGAGTCGGCAGGCCTGGCACTGCTGGTCGGTCTGGTGGCCTGGTTGACGATCTCGGCGACCACGCTCCTCCAGCACAACGCCTTCGAGCTGAAGCCGCCGAAGCTGACCCTCATCAACTGCGGCTACCAGCTGGTGCTGTTCCTCGCCATGTCGCTGGTGATCGGACTGTTCTGA
- a CDS encoding winged helix-turn-helix transcriptional regulator, producing MEKVKRTPGRSYGQFCALARALDVVGDRWNLLIVRELLPGPLRYNELKSFLAGIATNLLAERLRSLEGHGIVERRLGDAGVLYALTPWGAGLREPMEALGRWGAPLMTTGRGGDSFQPRWLVLALPALLPGATATPAVELGFEVDGFLIVLHIDENGPRAVAEPDRRPETVLTAAPEVVVGLATGALTVDQAVAAGGIRGDAEVLRRAFPAR from the coding sequence ATGGAAAAAGTCAAGCGAACTCCCGGCCGCTCCTATGGACAGTTCTGCGCACTCGCCCGCGCCCTGGACGTGGTGGGCGACCGCTGGAACCTGCTGATCGTGCGCGAGCTGCTGCCCGGCCCGCTGCGCTACAACGAGCTGAAGTCCTTCCTCGCCGGGATCGCGACCAACCTGCTGGCGGAGCGACTGCGCAGCTTGGAGGGGCACGGGATCGTCGAGCGGCGGCTGGGCGACGCGGGGGTCCTGTACGCCCTGACACCGTGGGGTGCGGGGCTGCGCGAGCCGATGGAGGCGCTGGGCCGGTGGGGCGCGCCGCTGATGACGACCGGCCGTGGCGGCGACTCGTTCCAGCCGCGCTGGCTGGTGCTCGCGCTGCCCGCGCTGCTGCCGGGCGCGACCGCCACTCCCGCGGTCGAACTCGGCTTCGAGGTCGACGGCTTCCTCATCGTCCTGCACATCGACGAGAACGGTCCGCGCGCGGTGGCCGAGCCCGACCGCCGGCCGGAGACGGTCCTGACGGCCGCGCCGGAGGTTGTGGTCGGGCTCGCGACCGGCGCGCTCACGGTCGACCAGGCGGTCGCCGCGGGAGGCATCCGGGGCGATGCCGAAGTTCTCCGCAGAGCTTTCCCCGCTCGCTAG
- a CDS encoding type VII secretion protein EccE produces MSVLSTGRRGRVVPLGAGTIAVAEIAALAVLGTIVPFGPWSILALSVATITLAVTLLRVRGLPAYRWAALYLRFRHRRRRLAAREAATPLRALLPDLSVHTQVDRAGNRVGVATLESDGSFCTMVRIAPAAHPAPDALTRLLHQAYERSGIRLTSAQLTIWAVPGLPASTGAATPIRVHWLSLRYRPAEEPLAALARGGGEEGSRRAIASAAHRLVSQLAEAGYPATALDTLELHQELLVALGADPEVVSGPVANDGTARHRVTESWRDVSVGRLRQACFVPKDPADAVALLGRCAPEAMFTCTSYTLSRAARGELVARARVRVGVAADGLWLSPQRASQSLGVPVVPVDGRQDRHTIATLPLALTP; encoded by the coding sequence ATGAGCGTTCTCTCGACCGGTCGGCGGGGACGGGTGGTGCCGTTGGGCGCGGGCACAATTGCCGTCGCGGAAATCGCGGCCCTGGCCGTGCTCGGCACCATCGTCCCCTTCGGACCGTGGAGCATCCTCGCCCTCAGCGTCGCCACCATCACCCTCGCCGTTACCCTGCTCCGCGTCCGCGGCCTGCCCGCCTACCGCTGGGCCGCCCTCTACCTGCGCTTCCGGCACCGCCGCCGCCGGCTCGCCGCCCGCGAGGCGGCCACGCCCCTGCGCGCCCTGCTGCCCGACCTGTCCGTGCACACCCAGGTCGACCGCGCGGGCAACAGGGTAGGAGTGGCAACACTGGAGTCCGACGGCAGTTTCTGCACGATGGTGCGAATCGCGCCGGCCGCACACCCTGCGCCGGACGCGCTGACCCGACTGCTCCACCAGGCCTACGAACGCTCCGGCATCCGGCTCACCAGCGCCCAGCTCACCATCTGGGCCGTCCCCGGCCTGCCGGCCAGCACCGGCGCGGCCACCCCGATCCGCGTGCACTGGCTGTCCCTGCGCTACCGCCCCGCCGAGGAACCCCTGGCCGCGCTGGCCCGCGGCGGCGGTGAGGAAGGCAGCCGCCGCGCCATCGCCAGCGCCGCCCACCGCCTGGTCAGCCAGCTCGCCGAAGCCGGCTACCCGGCCACCGCCCTGGACACCCTGGAACTGCACCAGGAGCTGCTGGTCGCCCTCGGCGCGGACCCGGAGGTGGTCTCCGGCCCGGTGGCCAACGACGGCACCGCCCGGCACCGGGTCACCGAGTCCTGGCGCGACGTCTCGGTGGGACGACTGCGCCAGGCTTGTTTCGTGCCGAAGGACCCGGCGGACGCGGTGGCGCTGCTGGGCCGGTGCGCGCCGGAGGCGATGTTCACCTGCACCTCCTACACGCTGTCCCGGGCGGCCCGCGGTGAGCTGGTGGCCAGGGCGCGGGTGCGGGTCGGGGTCGCCGCGGACGGGCTGTGGCTGAGCCCGCAGCGGGCCTCGCAAAGCCTTGGCGTGCCGGTGGTCCCGGTGGACGGCCGCCAGGACCGGCACACCATCGCGACCCTGCCGCTGGCTCTGACGCCCTGA
- a CDS encoding alpha/beta fold hydrolase, producing the protein MEQKPTPRRRRITLLTLGGLALLLAANTVAVRAETTEATGARIVRLPGGDIHLVREGPPGAPAVVLLHGLSGSTAWWEPVLPGVRELHVLRLDLLGHGGSAKPRTGYGIAEQADRVAAVLDHLGIRRATIVGHSTGGYVATALAERRRDLVAAIMLISTGPRLDAFLGNSPAAGLLTTPVLGELLWRLRTESMIRDAAGTAFTREVHVPDRLIADIRGMTYRALTATDEAASAFLTERPLPDRLTGIGLPTLVLFGARDRRWQPSSAQDYRRVPGARIEILDGIGHTPMFEDPGTTGALLHRFATEAR; encoded by the coding sequence ATGGAACAGAAACCCACCCCGCGGCGACGGCGGATCACCCTGCTGACCCTCGGCGGCCTCGCCCTCCTGCTCGCGGCGAACACGGTGGCCGTGCGCGCCGAGACCACCGAAGCCACCGGCGCACGGATCGTGCGCCTGCCCGGCGGGGACATCCACCTCGTGCGGGAGGGGCCGCCCGGCGCGCCCGCGGTGGTGCTGCTGCACGGACTGAGCGGCTCGACGGCCTGGTGGGAGCCGGTGCTGCCGGGCGTGCGCGAGCTGCACGTGCTGCGGCTGGACCTGCTCGGGCACGGCGGATCGGCCAAACCGCGCACCGGCTACGGCATTGCCGAGCAGGCCGACCGGGTCGCCGCCGTGCTCGACCACCTCGGCATCCGCCGCGCGACCATCGTCGGCCATTCCACCGGCGGCTACGTCGCCACCGCACTGGCCGAGCGCCGCCGCGACCTGGTGGCCGCGATCATGCTGATCTCCACCGGCCCCCGGCTGGACGCCTTCCTCGGCAACAGCCCCGCCGCCGGCCTGCTGACCACCCCGGTGCTCGGTGAGCTGCTCTGGCGGCTGCGCACCGAGAGCATGATCCGCGACGCGGCCGGCACCGCGTTCACCCGCGAGGTGCACGTCCCCGACCGGCTCATCGCCGACATCCGCGGCATGACCTACCGCGCCCTCACCGCGACCGACGAGGCCGCCAGCGCGTTCCTGACCGAACGACCCCTCCCCGACCGGCTCACCGGGATCGGCCTGCCGACCCTGGTGCTCTTCGGCGCGCGGGACCGCCGGTGGCAGCCGTCCTCCGCCCAGGACTACCGGCGGGTTCCGGGCGCGCGGATCGAGATCCTCGACGGGATCGGCCACACGCCCATGTTCGAGGACCCCGGGACCACCGGGGCCCTCCTGCACCGGTTCGCCACCGAGGCACGCTGA
- a CDS encoding helix-turn-helix domain-containing protein: MTNGFTPREDAEDLAKVLREARETQGVTAAELARRTGMRTTDVLEFEAARVIPAGEPFAVYMRALGFEA; encoded by the coding sequence ATGACGAACGGTTTCACCCCGCGCGAGGACGCCGAGGACCTGGCCAAGGTGCTGCGCGAGGCCCGCGAGACCCAGGGCGTCACCGCCGCGGAACTGGCCCGGCGCACCGGTATGCGCACCACGGACGTGCTGGAGTTCGAGGCGGCGAGGGTGATTCCGGCCGGGGAACCGTTCGCGGTCTACATGCGGGCGCTGGGGTTCGAGGCCTGA
- a CDS encoding S8 family serine peptidase → MCALSAFGFTPMAVAQQCAAPAGNYGGPVNWAQRLIGADRLWPLTEGAGQRVAVVAPGVEASGQLAGRVREAQADCDGRGTFAAGIIAARPDPDTTFAGIAPGSQVLAVRVPQADPDSLAAGITRAVEGGATVIAVVSPSASSSGALSAAVRNALSRNVVVVAAAAGDKPSTRTFPGALPGVLAVGWIDQNGAAVSAESGEHLGLAAPGADLVSVSAGGRGHRWGVGGPAFAAAYVAGAAALVRGYRSELSAEQVRTRLLVTASGAGGAHDPVLGWGVLDAYSAVTAELPPGVAAPVAGQRPGAPPRPTVAIAAGPADPVRHDRLPGALAVLGVLAAGVAVVATAAVRRGRSRGWRIGGDGAGAPSK, encoded by the coding sequence GTGTGCGCGTTGTCCGCCTTCGGGTTCACCCCGATGGCGGTGGCGCAGCAGTGCGCCGCGCCCGCCGGGAACTACGGCGGTCCGGTGAACTGGGCGCAGCGGCTCATCGGGGCGGACCGGTTGTGGCCGTTGACCGAGGGGGCCGGGCAGCGGGTCGCGGTGGTCGCGCCAGGGGTGGAAGCAAGCGGGCAGTTGGCCGGGCGGGTGCGGGAGGCGCAGGCCGACTGTGACGGGCGGGGCACGTTCGCGGCCGGGATCATCGCGGCGCGGCCGGATCCGGACACCACGTTCGCCGGGATCGCGCCGGGCAGCCAGGTGCTGGCGGTGCGGGTGCCGCAGGCCGATCCGGACTCCCTGGCCGCGGGGATCACCCGCGCGGTGGAGGGTGGCGCGACGGTGATCGCGGTGGTGAGCCCGTCGGCGAGCAGCAGCGGCGCGTTGTCGGCCGCGGTGCGCAACGCGTTGTCCCGCAACGTGGTCGTGGTGGCCGCGGCGGCGGGGGACAAGCCGTCCACCCGGACCTTCCCCGGTGCGCTGCCCGGTGTGCTGGCGGTGGGCTGGATCGACCAGAACGGCGCGGCGGTGTCGGCGGAGTCCGGGGAGCACTTGGGGCTGGCCGCGCCGGGGGCCGATCTGGTGAGCGTGTCCGCCGGTGGGCGCGGGCACCGGTGGGGGGTGGGCGGCCCGGCGTTCGCGGCGGCCTATGTGGCTGGTGCGGCGGCGCTGGTGCGCGGATATCGCTCCGAGTTGTCGGCGGAGCAGGTGCGGACGCGGTTGCTGGTGACGGCCAGTGGCGCTGGTGGCGCGCATGATCCGGTGCTGGGCTGGGGTGTGCTGGACGCGTACTCGGCGGTGACGGCGGAGCTGCCGCCAGGAGTCGCCGCACCGGTGGCGGGGCAGCGGCCGGGTGCCCCGCCGCGGCCCACGGTGGCGATCGCGGCGGGTCCGGCCGATCCGGTGCGGCACGACCGGCTGCCGGGGGCGTTGGCGGTGCTGGGTGTGCTGGCCGCGGGCGTGGCCGTGGTGGCCACCGCGGCGGTGCGGCGCGGCCGGTCACGGGGCTGGCGGATCGGCGGGGACGGGGCGGGCGCGCCCAGCAAGTGA
- the eccB gene encoding type VII secretion protein EccB, producing MRRREGAAVWTQKDQVQAYQFLRRRLVSALVAGDANHPVSPSRRLLLGTVLGIAVALLVTAVFGIIGVLSPARAAEWKQGGQVIVEKETGARFVLGEGDLLHPVLNFASARLLAGGNGDRTVTVPAKTLADLPRGATVGIAGAPDSLPETGRLLGGPWTTCSRGSADLPANVEPGSSVSVGRAPGGRELRAGEGLLVRLASGERFLLTGGHRFKLADERAVVALGYEPVRALPVARNWLNTVPVGRDLAVVPLRQAGSPGPRLGTVDTRVGQVLQAEGVADGFYVVRADGVAPVTETEARLVLAAPGNAAAYPDRRARVLAVPAAELAEAPRAESPGEREPTGYPLRRPEPVSLGGLPGTVCASDFGATGAKLTYGDAAVSPSTVDDQGRVADVALVPGGAGALVADQPAPGASSGAVYLVTDAGVKFPVAGAESVQALGYGAVARRPVPAGVLALLRTGPVLDRAKAQEVVAR from the coding sequence GTGCGACGGCGCGAGGGGGCGGCGGTGTGGACCCAGAAGGACCAGGTGCAGGCGTACCAGTTCCTGCGCAGGCGGCTGGTCTCCGCGCTGGTGGCCGGGGACGCCAACCACCCGGTCTCACCGAGCAGGCGGCTGTTGCTGGGCACGGTGCTCGGGATCGCGGTGGCGCTGCTGGTCACCGCGGTGTTCGGGATCATCGGGGTGCTCAGCCCGGCGCGGGCCGCGGAGTGGAAGCAGGGCGGCCAGGTGATCGTGGAGAAGGAGACCGGCGCCCGGTTCGTGCTCGGTGAGGGCGACCTGCTGCACCCGGTGCTGAACTTCGCCTCCGCGCGGCTGCTGGCCGGTGGCAACGGGGACCGCACGGTGACCGTGCCCGCCAAGACCCTGGCCGACCTGCCCAGGGGCGCGACGGTGGGTATCGCGGGCGCGCCGGACTCGTTGCCGGAGACCGGGCGGCTGCTGGGCGGGCCGTGGACGACGTGTTCGCGTGGTTCGGCCGATCTGCCCGCCAACGTGGAGCCGGGTTCGAGTGTGTCGGTGGGGCGCGCGCCGGGTGGGCGGGAGCTGCGGGCGGGGGAGGGGCTGCTGGTGCGGCTGGCCTCCGGGGAGCGGTTCCTGTTGACCGGTGGGCACCGGTTCAAGCTGGCCGACGAGCGGGCGGTGGTGGCGCTGGGGTACGAGCCGGTGCGGGCGCTGCCGGTGGCGCGGAACTGGCTGAACACGGTGCCGGTGGGCCGGGACCTGGCGGTGGTTCCGTTGCGGCAGGCGGGATCTCCGGGCCCGCGACTGGGCACTGTGGACACTCGAGTGGGGCAGGTGCTCCAGGCCGAGGGGGTGGCGGACGGGTTCTACGTGGTGCGCGCGGACGGGGTGGCGCCGGTGACCGAGACCGAGGCCAGGCTGGTGCTGGCCGCGCCGGGCAACGCGGCGGCCTATCCGGACCGGCGGGCGCGGGTGCTGGCGGTGCCCGCGGCGGAGCTGGCCGAGGCGCCGAGGGCGGAGAGCCCTGGCGAGCGGGAGCCGACCGGATATCCGTTGCGGCGACCGGAACCGGTGTCCCTCGGCGGGTTGCCGGGCACGGTGTGCGCGAGCGATTTCGGGGCCACCGGGGCGAAGCTGACCTATGGCGACGCCGCGGTCAGTCCGTCCACTGTGGACGATCAAGGGCGGGTGGCGGACGTGGCGCTGGTGCCGGGCGGGGCCGGGGCGCTGGTGGCGGATCAGCCTGCGCCGGGGGCGTCCTCCGGTGCGGTGTACCTGGTGACCGATGCCGGGGTGAAGTTCCCGGTGGCGGGTGCGGAGTCGGTGCAGGCTCTGGGATATGGGGCGGTGGCCCGTCGGCCGGTGCCCGCGGGTGTGCTGGCGTTGTTGCGGACCGGTCCGGTGCTGGACCGTGCCAAGGCGCAGGAGGTGGTGGCGCGGTGA
- a CDS encoding response regulator transcription factor: protein MSGARIRVGVIEDHPLYRAAVARVLADAPDVELDGVAESVAQFAARRSGSGSVVVLDLKLPGVRDAAAVMEVVGMGHRVLVVSAHAGQSEVLGAIAAGARGYLSKDSDGDEILRAVREIAAGNSYVSPTLASYVLNASRDRNNGPVIELSVRERQVLALLAAGERDQDIAEAMAISVRTVRSYLDRIRDKTGCRRRPELTRYAIEEGLAHSTPTDWAGRA from the coding sequence GTGAGCGGAGCGCGGATCAGGGTCGGGGTCATCGAGGATCATCCGCTGTACCGGGCCGCGGTGGCCAGGGTGCTGGCGGACGCGCCCGATGTCGAGCTGGACGGGGTGGCCGAGTCGGTGGCGCAGTTCGCCGCGCGGCGCAGCGGGTCCGGTTCGGTGGTGGTGCTGGACCTGAAGCTGCCGGGGGTGCGGGACGCGGCCGCGGTGATGGAGGTGGTCGGCATGGGGCACCGGGTGCTGGTGGTCTCGGCGCACGCCGGGCAGTCGGAGGTGCTGGGCGCGATCGCGGCCGGGGCCAGGGGTTATCTGTCCAAGGACAGCGACGGGGACGAGATCCTGCGTGCGGTGCGGGAGATCGCGGCCGGGAACAGCTATGTGTCGCCGACGCTGGCCTCCTACGTGCTCAACGCCTCGCGGGACCGCAACAACGGGCCGGTGATCGAGCTGTCGGTGCGGGAGCGGCAGGTGCTGGCGTTGCTGGCGGCGGGGGAGCGGGACCAGGACATCGCGGAGGCGATGGCGATCAGCGTGCGCACGGTGCGTTCGTACCTGGACCGGATCCGGGACAAGACGGGCTGTCGCCGCCGGCCGGAGCTGACCCGGTATGCGATCGAGGAGGGGCTGGCGCACAGCACACCCACCGACTGGGCGGGCCGGGCCTGA
- a CDS encoding TetR family transcriptional regulator, which translates to MQPNPGSSELTFTEAARRKQIVLAAIETIAELGYAKASFAQIARRAGLSSPGLISYHFDGKDDLIGQVVAEVYATGGALVRPESAEATSAWQALRGYLEGSIRFYDTHRTHMRALVQILQGHPEALGRWAGPANAAELAGLTEVLERGQRAGEFREFDPGTVAVIIRQLLSGALQHLLTQPDLDLPAYTRELVALCEHALHNHGKEQR; encoded by the coding sequence GTGCAACCTAATCCTGGGTCGAGCGAACTGACGTTCACCGAGGCCGCCCGCCGCAAGCAGATCGTGCTCGCCGCGATCGAGACCATCGCCGAGCTCGGCTACGCCAAGGCCTCGTTCGCGCAGATCGCCCGGCGGGCCGGGCTGAGCAGCCCCGGGCTGATCTCCTACCACTTCGACGGCAAGGACGACCTGATCGGCCAGGTGGTCGCCGAGGTCTACGCCACCGGCGGCGCGCTGGTGCGCCCGGAGAGCGCGGAGGCCACCTCCGCCTGGCAGGCCCTGCGCGGGTACCTGGAAGGCAGCATCAGGTTCTACGACACCCACCGCACGCACATGCGGGCGCTGGTGCAGATCCTCCAGGGCCACCCCGAGGCACTGGGCCGGTGGGCCGGGCCCGCCAACGCCGCCGAGCTCGCCGGGCTGACCGAGGTGCTGGAGCGCGGACAGCGCGCGGGCGAGTTCCGCGAGTTCGACCCCGGCACCGTCGCGGTGATCATCCGGCAGCTGCTCTCCGGCGCGCTGCAACACCTGCTCACCCAACCGGACCTGGACCTTCCCGCCTACACCCGCGAACTGGTCGCCCTGTGCGAGCACGCCCTTCACAACCACGGCAAGGAGCAGCGATGA
- a CDS encoding ATP-dependent RecD-like DNA helicase: protein MNAGEPVRQAVLEAVLERITFANEETGYTVARVDTGRGGDLVTVVGALLGAQPGESLRLRGRWGSHPQYGKQFHVEDYTTVLPATVQGIRRYLGSGLIKGIGPVLADRIVEHFGVDSLDVIEQHPERLIEVPKLGPKRTKLIAAAWEEQKAIKEVMVFLQGVGVSTSLAVRIYKQYAEKSIEVVRQEPYRLANDVWGIGFRTADTIAKSVGIPHDSPQRVKAGLQFTLSEATGNGNCFLPEQGLISEAIKILQVDTGLVIDCLAELVEEEGVVREQVPGEDAETPVGAIYLVPFHRAEVSLAASLLRLLRAGADWMPDFAAVDWDKALAWLHRQNKTELAPAQEEAVKLALTQKVAVLTGGPGCGKSFTVRSIVTLARAKNARVLLAAPTGRAAKRLTELTGHPAATVHRLLELKPGGDAAYDRDRPLPADLVVVDEASMLDLLLANKLVKAVGPGAHLLLVGDVDQLPSVGAGEVLRDLLAEGSPIPHVRLTQVFRQAQQSGVVTNAHRINAGEPPVTDGLDDFFLFPVEEAEAAAELTVDVVARRLPKKFGVNPRRDVQVLAPMHRGPAGAGTLNLVLQEALTPSRPDVPERRFGGRVFRVGDKVTQIRNNYDKGANGVFNGTLGVVVALDNDEQKLTVRTDEDEDVDYEFSELDELTHAYAVTIHRSQGSEYPVVVIPLTTSSWMMLQRNLLYTAVTRAKRIVVLVGSRRAIGQAVRTVGAGRRHTALAWRLRDHAGS from the coding sequence ATGAACGCGGGCGAGCCGGTCCGGCAGGCGGTGCTGGAAGCGGTGCTGGAGCGGATCACCTTCGCCAACGAGGAGACCGGCTACACCGTGGCCAGGGTGGACACCGGGCGCGGCGGCGACCTGGTGACCGTGGTCGGCGCGCTGCTGGGCGCGCAGCCGGGGGAGTCGCTGCGGCTGCGCGGCCGGTGGGGTTCGCATCCGCAGTACGGCAAGCAGTTCCACGTGGAGGACTACACGACGGTGCTGCCGGCCACCGTGCAGGGCATCCGGCGGTACCTGGGTTCCGGGCTGATCAAAGGCATCGGGCCGGTGCTGGCCGACCGGATCGTCGAGCACTTCGGCGTGGACTCCCTGGACGTGATCGAGCAGCACCCCGAGCGGCTGATCGAGGTGCCCAAGCTGGGACCCAAGCGCACCAAGCTGATCGCGGCCGCCTGGGAGGAGCAGAAGGCGATCAAGGAGGTGATGGTCTTCCTGCAAGGGGTCGGGGTGTCCACCTCGCTGGCGGTGCGGATCTACAAGCAGTACGCGGAGAAGTCCATCGAGGTGGTCCGCCAGGAGCCCTACCGGCTGGCCAACGACGTGTGGGGCATCGGGTTCCGCACCGCGGACACCATCGCCAAGTCGGTGGGCATCCCGCACGACAGCCCGCAGCGGGTCAAGGCCGGGTTGCAGTTCACCCTGTCCGAGGCGACCGGCAACGGCAACTGCTTCCTGCCGGAGCAGGGGCTGATCAGCGAGGCGATCAAGATCCTCCAGGTGGACACCGGCCTGGTGATCGACTGCCTGGCCGAGCTGGTCGAGGAAGAGGGCGTGGTCCGGGAGCAGGTGCCCGGCGAGGACGCGGAGACCCCGGTCGGCGCGATCTACCTGGTGCCCTTCCACCGCGCCGAGGTCAGCCTGGCCGCCTCGCTGCTGCGGCTGCTGCGCGCGGGGGCGGACTGGATGCCGGACTTCGCCGCGGTGGACTGGGACAAGGCGCTGGCCTGGTTGCACCGGCAGAACAAGACCGAGCTGGCGCCCGCCCAGGAGGAGGCGGTCAAGCTCGCGCTGACCCAGAAGGTCGCGGTGCTCACCGGCGGGCCGGGCTGCGGCAAGAGCTTCACCGTCCGCTCGATCGTAACCCTGGCCAGGGCGAAGAACGCCAGGGTGCTGCTGGCCGCGCCCACCGGCCGCGCCGCCAAGCGCCTCACCGAGCTGACCGGCCACCCGGCGGCCACCGTGCACCGGCTGCTGGAGCTCAAACCCGGCGGGGACGCCGCCTACGACCGGGACCGCCCGCTGCCGGCGGACCTGGTGGTGGTGGACGAGGCGTCCATGCTGGACCTGTTGCTGGCCAACAAGCTGGTCAAGGCGGTCGGCCCCGGCGCGCACCTGCTGCTGGTGGGAGACGTGGACCAGCTCCCCTCGGTGGGCGCGGGCGAGGTGCTGCGCGACCTGCTGGCCGAGGGCAGCCCGATCCCGCACGTGCGGCTGACCCAGGTGTTCCGGCAGGCGCAGCAGTCCGGCGTGGTCACCAACGCGCACCGGATCAACGCGGGCGAGCCGCCGGTGACCGACGGCCTCGACGACTTCTTCCTGTTCCCGGTGGAGGAGGCCGAGGCCGCCGCGGAGCTGACCGTGGACGTGGTGGCCCGGCGGCTGCCGAAGAAGTTCGGCGTCAACCCGCGCCGCGACGTGCAGGTGCTGGCCCCCATGCACCGCGGCCCGGCGGGCGCGGGCACGCTGAACCTGGTGCTGCAGGAGGCGCTCACGCCCAGCCGCCCCGACGTGCCAGAACGCCGCTTCGGCGGCCGGGTGTTCCGGGTGGGGGACAAGGTCACCCAGATCCGCAACAACTACGACAAGGGCGCCAACGGCGTCTTCAACGGCACCCTGGGCGTGGTGGTCGCGCTGGACAACGACGAGCAGAAGCTGACCGTGCGCACCGACGAGGACGAGGACGTCGACTACGAGTTCAGCGAGCTGGACGAGCTGACCCACGCCTACGCGGTCACCATCCACCGCAGCCAGGGCAGCGAGTACCCGGTGGTCGTCATCCCGCTGACCACCAGCTCCTGGATGATGTTGCAGCGCAACCTGCTCTACACCGCGGTGACCCGGGCGAAGCGGATCGTGGTGCTGGTCGGGTCGCGGCGCGCGATCGGCCAGGCGGTGCGCACCGTGGGCGCGGGCCGCCGCCACACCGCGCTGGCCTGGCGACTGCGCGATCACGCCGGCTCGTAA